In the genome of Cryptomeria japonica chromosome 8, Sugi_1.0, whole genome shotgun sequence, one region contains:
- the LOC131066295 gene encoding isoflavone 7-O-glucosyltransferase 1, which translates to MEGRRYKPHVALYAGSGWRHLIPCLELAKRLCTQHGFSIIFITPDKYAPQKQDYIKQVHSVCVDMLVLEETTENKVEGFLKLFLYLNVPLCAYIVDNLWATTREMVAHHLNVGSALKIPTYVFFGYSASYLCLSFLKDMNRHQQGDIPGLRFVTASDIPGGLLEDKFPLEHILPVSELIGVRGIIVNSCRDLESSQIGALESSQPPLMSIYSIGPLLPESEPPGSDSAKQKCEKWLEKKPKDSVLFVFLGPALLSVEQIQELAFGLEGSGQKFIWVLKAGAKSDYSLLEMVRGEAQVHSVSELLPFGFEERVRDQGLVLDSAPPLGFLLAHQSIGGFLTHCGWNSTLQSIGNSKPMIAWPQFENEQRLNALVLVKEMKIAVEVQKGMDRLVSRSEVERCVGVLMGGGGEGKDMRMRVSELAAKVRNATTEEGSSRQALDSLAALFMSDMTLRG; encoded by the coding sequence ATGGAGGGTCGGCGTTATAAGCCTCACGTAGCATTGTACGCAGGCAGCGGATGGAGGCATCTCATTCCTTGTCTTGAGCTGGCGAAGCGCCTCTGCACCCAACACGGCTTCTCCATCATCTTCATCACTCCAGACAAGTACGCACCACAGAAACAAGATTACATAAAACAGGTGCACTCTGTGTGTGTGGACATGCTTGTTCTGGAGGAGACCACGGAAAACAAAGTCGAGGGGTTTCTTAAGCTTTTTCTGTACCTCAATGTTCCTCTCTGCGCTTACATAGTAGATAACCTTTGGGCAACGACTCGGGAAATGGTTGCCCATCATTTGAACGTTGGGTCGGCGCTAAAAATACCCACTTATGTGTTTTTCGGCTACTCTGCCTCGTATCTCTGCCTCTCGTTTCTCAAAGACATGAATCGCCATCAGCAGGGAGACATACCAGGGCTTAGATTTGTTACAGCGAGTGACATACCGGGAGGTCTTCTTGAGGACAAGTTTCCTTTAGAGCACATTCTCCCGGTCTCCGAGCTCATTGGGGTGCGCGGTATTATTGTAAATTCTTGCCGGGATCTGGAAAGTTCACAGATAGGTGCTCTAGAAAGTTCTCAGCCGCCATTGATGAGTATATACAGTATTGGGCCGCTTCTGCCGGAATCTGAACCACCTGGGTCGGATTCTGCGAAGCAAAAGTGTGAGAAATGGCTTGAAAAGAAGCCCAAGGATTCTGTCCTGTTCGTTTTCTTGGGCCCTGCGTTACTGTCAGTGGAGCAGATCCAAGAACTCGCCTTTGGGCTTGAAGGCAGTGGGCAGAAATTCATTTGGGTTTTGAAAGCAGGAGCCAAGTCCGATTACAGTCTGTTGGAGATGGTGAGAGGGGAAGCCCAAGTTCATTCTGTGTCGGAATTGCTTCCATTTGGGTTCGAGGAGCGTGTGAGAGATCAGGGACTGGTTCTTGATAGCGCCCCTCCCTTGGGCTTTCTTCTTGCTCACCAGTCCATTGGTGGCTTTCTTACCCACTGTGGCTGGAATTCTACCCTGCAGAGCATTGGGAACTCGAAGCCCATGATTGCTTGGCCACAGTTTGAGAACGAACAGAGACTTAATGCTCTTGTCCTGGTCAAAGAAATGAAGATTGCTGTTGAAGTGCAGAAAGGAATGGATAGATTGGTGAGCAGAAGCGAAGTGGAGAGATGTGTTGGGGTGTTAATGGGAGGTGGAGGTGAAGGAAAAGATATGAGGATGAGAGTGAGTGAACTGGCTGCCAAGGTCAGAAATGCAACCACTGAGGAAGGAAGTTCACGACAAGCACTCGATTCTTTGGCTGCCTTGTTCATGTCGGACATGACACTTAGAGGATAA